The window TATCTTTCTGCTAGGAGTACTCTGTGGGCAGTATGCCATAGGTTAACTGAGGGGCAGTAGCtgtttctctgtctctccctctctcttaaaGATATTATGACAGTCCGTATCTTTCTACTAGGAGTACTCTGGGGGCAGTATGCTATAGGTTAACTGAGGGGCAGTAGCTCTTGGCTTCTCTGTCTTTGAGAAATATTCTGAAAGTCAGAAGGCTTTTGCTATAGATATTCTGAGGGCAGTAGCTCTCCTTCCACTAGAGGTACTTTGAAAGACTACAGGGGCAGTATCTCTTCTTTGAGTGTATTATAGGGACAACAGCTCTTGGTTGGGGCAGGATAGTTCTTTTAGCACTAGGAAAGTATTGGCAACCGTTAATCGGTAGTGGCGTTTTTGTGTACAGGGCAGAATGGCCTTTGATAGAGGGAGTACTAAAAAGGGCAGTAATGCAGAGAATGTCAATATCCAAGAGGACAGTGAGACACTCGCGGAGATGTATTAAAAGGAAGCATGTGGGTGGGATCTAAGGGACGTTTCAGACACGGTGGGTGTCAGCGTTCTGCCTGGCAGGGGGTATTCGAAGGGTACAGGACTGGGTGGCCTTGAATGGGCAGTAAGTTCATGCATGTTTGATTAGATACAGTCTTGCCTTGCCACCACCAGTAGGGGGTCAATGTCTCTGCACCCCATGAATGAACCGCCGCTGGTCTCATTTGCTCCCCGGGATCTAACTCCTAGGCAGTTCAGAGGGTCATGCAAGACCCAGGGCAGGGGTGGGTAATGAGGGAGACAGAGAAGAACTGAGGGGCACAGCCTATAGTATCTAGTGACACAGGTAGGGTGGTGCCTGCTGAAAGAGGGAGCTGAAGGCTGCTTATGTCAGTCAATGCAGGGCAGAGGGGCGATGTGTCTAGTGCCTCAGGGGTAAGGTGAACTTCCCATGCTCACTCTTAGACATCTGAGGTGGAATGGGAAGGGGCGATGCTAAAAGCCAAAGTTCTGAGTATGTTCTGGTTTTATTCTTGAAGTGTTCCAGAGGTTTTGGCGGGTGGATCTCAGTAAATACCACTGAGTGTGCAGGTCGTCTGTCACTTCATTTGTGACCAGGAAGTTGGCATACTGTATGTGTAGTTACACCACCTGGTCCTTCCAATGTGCCTGCACAAGATTTCTCTCTACTGCCCACCCGTGTCATCTCTTTGACTGCATTTCTTGTTCCCCCCCATCCTGGCCCTGCCGTTGATCATGAACGTCCAAGCAGCAATCGATGGTCTGTGCATAACAAGTCCCGCCCTAGGCCGCCATTTGCTGCCAGGGTTCAGACTGCAAGATCACTGGGCCGCGAGCGTGTGCTCTGTCGGCTGGCGCGGCTGGCTCTCCTGTGCTTCTCCCGATGTTTGGGCTGGTCCTCCAGATCACTGCTGCTGTCTGACCGGCCATTCTGTTCCACCGCCTGGTTCTCCCTGTTCTGCTGATGAGCTACCTGGCTTGTGTCGGGGGGCAAAGGAGGGATCTTGTTGGGGCAGCTGGAACGTGCAAAGCCCAGCCCTGGGGCGAATGCCTGGGGCCCACTGGAGGCTGTGTAGTGGGAGAAATGTGGAATGAAGTGGGGCACAGTGTCCACAGGACTCTTTGGGCTGGGCTTGCACTCGGGCTCTGGTTCTGGGGTGTTCTTGGCAGACAGGCCCTGCCGGCACTTCTTGAAGCCCAGGTAGTACATCTCAATGAGGTTAAGGAGCAATGAGAGGCAGGCCATGGCCAGCATGAAGATGATGAATATTGTCTTCTCGGTGGGCCTGGAGATGTAGCAGTTTACAGTGTTGGGACAGGGCCACCGGCTGCAAGTGTAGAGCGGATGCAGCTGGAACCCGTACAAGTAATACTGCGCTACAATGAAGCCAACCTCAAAAAGAGACTTGAagataatattgaaaatgtatgttCTCAGGATGGCCCCTCGTAGGTAAGCCTTCCCCATGTCATCTTTgatgggtttcctgctgggctttgGTGTGGACAGGAGCAGCTCTTTGTCCTCTTCGGTCCCTTTTTTGCTCTGTCGCGCCTTGTTCTTGCGCTTCTCCTTCTCCTCCATGCGCACCAGGTGCATGATGTGAAACATGTAGATGGCTGTCGGCGTGGACACAAAGATAATCTGCAGGATCCAGAAGCGCATGTGTGAGATGGGGAAAGTCTTGTCATAGCAGACGTTCTGGCAACCTGGTTGCTTGGTGTCACAGGTGAACCCCGACTGCTCATCACCCCAAACCTTCTCAGCAGCCATGCCAAGGATCAGGATCCGGAAGATGAAGAGGACGGTGAGCCAGACTTTGCCGACCACAGTGGAGTGCTCCTGGGCACTCTCAAGAAGCTTTCCCAGTAGGCTCCAGTCTGCCATTACTGCAAATGTAGCACATCACCTGTGGGGACAAATAACATGTCAGTGGTGTGGTGTTGTAAGAAGAAGCATACAGATGCAGGTGGAAATATATCTGGGATTTAGAACAGAGCCAAAGTGTAGTTGCAAAGGAGACAAGAAAACAATTATTCACTCATCAGCTGCATCCTCTGTTGTAATTTTATATCTGTAATGATATTTGATTCATCATGGGATTTCATTTTGATGCCAAAAAGTGAACAGATTTCTACAGTGCTGCAAATGTCCCCTGTGAGAGTAGCCTTCATCCACCTCTATCTCTTTAATGAGACTATTGAATCTTTCAACCCGCCTGTTGGTCTGTGAATGATTGAAGTCCCTCAGTTTAATGTCTAATATCATCTCCCAGAAATAAGGAATGGATACAAATGCTTGGATCAATCTTAACTATTGTAATTTTGCGGGGTAGTATTTCATTCCATCATTTTTAATTAGTCTGTTATGTTATAGAAAGGGGCAAGTACGTGCAAATAGAACTCGGTTCTGCTTCTGTAGGAGCTGCAGATCCTGAATTGTTTGGTCCCTTCTAGATGGGAGCACAAGCAAACTTTCATGTTAGCGGCTGTTTTTTGGCTTCACTGTTTAGGTGCAGCTTAAGTCCCTACAATAAAGTGAGCTGTGTAAAAGCTGTCCCTGTCCACAATAGAGCAAAATATGTATGATTAAACTGTTGttttgacattttcaaacagataacATACAACTTTCAGCAGGCATGCCAACTTAAATTGTCCTCTTCCAATCCACCCTCGAGTCCTCGCCCTTCTTTAATTGCCCTCTACACCATGTGATTCGAATTTCATAAGTCCAATCTATCCTTTCTCATTTCAACACCTATCCTGagtgcagttgtctttctgttagcAATGATTGATTGGCAGCCCTCTCCTTTTAGGTTTCCTGCCTTTCATGATTTTGTCTCACATCACCTGTGTGGCTCTATGATCTGTTGAGCTCTGAAGGTCCTCTGGCATGTAGGTTCTCTATAGCCTCTGGAAAAAAACGAGAAGGAGACTCTATATGGTACAGAATTATTTTTCTGATCCATGTCCAGCATACATGAGTTTTTCCATCCCTACGATGGGCCAAAGTTTATCATGCCGCTCATTTATGCTTAGGCAACCCTGCATTCCTGACTTGACCAATAGCAACTTCCACAACTTCAGAGTCATTAGGTTAACCAAGGAGCtcagtctttttatttttttgatgacccctttttatttttgtcttttatcCCATGAAGGGAATGTAAGAACCCCTTTCATTTCTAATATGACTGGTATCATTTCCTTCCAGAAGGGGCCATTTATAGGGCAGATCCATAATATATGGGTGATCATACCCTTTTgcccacaacccctccagcacaGGTCAGACATGTGTAGGGTCAGTCATATGGAGGTGTTCAGTGCCATCTGAGTAGTATTTTCGCTGCTGTGTCACTACCCGGCACATGGATGATGCAATTGAGCGCTGTTGACGGACTGTCCCAGTTCTCCCTCCCATTTCGTTTGAAATTGTTTCTTCCATGTTTCTTAGTCTATTCGAAGCTTGTAGCGCCTCGACCTGAGGCGGGCCTCATCTTCAAGCTG of the Pleurodeles waltl isolate 20211129_DDA chromosome 2_1, aPleWal1.hap1.20221129, whole genome shotgun sequence genome contains:
- the LOC138260759 gene encoding gap junction alpha-3 protein-like; this translates as MADWSLLGKLLESAQEHSTVVGKVWLTVLFIFRILILGMAAEKVWGDEQSGFTCDTKQPGCQNVCYDKTFPISHMRFWILQIIFVSTPTAIYMFHIMHLVRMEEKEKRKNKARQSKKGTEEDKELLLSTPKPSRKPIKDDMGKAYLRGAILRTYIFNIIFKSLFEVGFIVAQYYLYGFQLHPLYTCSRWPCPNTVNCYISRPTEKTIFIIFMLAMACLSLLLNLIEMYYLGFKKCRQGLSAKNTPEPEPECKPSPKSPVDTVPHFIPHFSHYTASSGPQAFAPGLGFARSSCPNKIPPLPPDTSQVAHQQNRENQAVEQNGRSDSSSDLEDQPKHREKHRRASRASRQSTRSRPSDLAV